One window from the genome of Breoghania sp. L-A4 encodes:
- a CDS encoding type II toxin-antitoxin system RelE/ParE family toxin, whose protein sequence is MSYRLSRQAVTDLEDLTEYGIERFGQSQAQKYLGGLYRTFELISELPAMGREFPGAGSPLRRFEHGRHSVFYTLQSEDVLIARVIDNRRDMRRQFGPVQGQD, encoded by the coding sequence ATGTCCTATAGACTCAGCCGTCAGGCCGTCACCGATCTTGAAGACCTCACCGAATACGGCATCGAACGATTTGGCCAAAGTCAGGCTCAAAAATACCTTGGCGGCCTCTATCGAACATTCGAGCTCATTTCCGAGCTGCCGGCAATGGGCCGGGAGTTCCCCGGGGCCGGTTCGCCGCTGCGCCGCTTCGAGCACGGCCGGCACTCGGTTTTCTACACGCTGCAATCCGAGGACGTCTTGATCGCCCGGGTCATCGACAACCGCCGGGACATGCGCCGGCAATTCGGACCGGTGCAGGGGCAGGATTAG
- a CDS encoding aminotransferase class I/II-fold pyridoxal phosphate-dependent enzyme: MSSFRSASVLSADQQTATSFQRLNALLHGVKPGQDPIVLTVGEPRHALPDFTGPVLMENLDDFRRYPAMQGTEAFREAVAGWLGRRYNLATGADGNPIDPARHILPLNGSREGLFFAALSARTFLGKTDPDPVILLPNPYYHTYSAGAEAAGARAVYMDATADNGFLPDLDALDPAVLDRAIALYLASPANPQGSVASLDYWTRLIGLSRKHRFFIFADECYSEIYRDTPPPGVLEAAQILTRPGDGIDLSGILTFNSLSKRSNMAGLRCGFAVGDPEFMANWLTFRNRAAPQVPMPVQAVAVAALSDETHVIENRRLYNAKFASAERHLGSLTGFTAPAGGFFVWLDVGRWGGGVRVTEKLWAEAGVKVVPGGYLAQDADDGGNPGAAYIRIAMVESLDITERAMQRIAAALRGWT; this comes from the coding sequence ATGAGCAGTTTCAGGAGCGCCAGCGTGCTCTCCGCCGACCAACAGACCGCGACCTCTTTCCAGCGGCTCAATGCCCTGCTGCACGGCGTCAAACCGGGCCAGGACCCGATCGTGCTCACCGTCGGCGAGCCGCGCCACGCATTGCCCGACTTCACCGGCCCCGTGCTGATGGAGAATCTCGACGATTTCCGCCGCTACCCCGCCATGCAGGGCACCGAGGCATTTCGCGAGGCCGTAGCGGGCTGGCTCGGCCGCCGTTACAATCTTGCGACCGGCGCCGACGGCAACCCGATCGATCCCGCCCGCCACATCCTGCCGCTCAACGGATCACGCGAGGGCCTGTTCTTCGCCGCCCTAAGTGCGCGCACTTTCCTCGGCAAGACGGACCCCGATCCGGTGATCCTGCTGCCCAATCCCTACTACCACACCTATTCGGCCGGTGCCGAAGCCGCCGGTGCCCGCGCAGTCTACATGGACGCCACCGCGGACAACGGCTTCCTGCCCGATCTCGACGCGCTCGACCCCGCAGTTCTCGACCGCGCGATCGCGCTCTATCTCGCCTCGCCCGCCAACCCGCAGGGCTCCGTCGCCTCGCTCGACTACTGGACGCGACTGATCGGCCTGTCGCGCAAGCACCGCTTCTTCATCTTCGCCGACGAGTGCTATTCGGAAATCTATCGCGACACGCCGCCGCCGGGCGTGCTTGAGGCCGCGCAGATCCTGACCAGACCGGGTGACGGCATCGACCTGTCCGGCATCCTCACGTTCAATTCGCTGTCGAAGCGCTCCAACATGGCCGGGCTTCGCTGCGGTTTCGCGGTGGGCGATCCCGAATTCATGGCGAACTGGCTGACGTTCCGCAACCGCGCGGCGCCCCAGGTGCCGATGCCGGTGCAGGCCGTCGCCGTCGCAGCCCTCTCCGACGAGACGCATGTGATCGAGAACCGACGGCTGTACAACGCGAAATTCGCCTCCGCCGAAAGGCATCTCGGCTCCCTCACCGGCTTCACGGCGCCCGCCGGCGGCTTCTTCGTCTGGCTCGACGTCGGCCGCTGGGGCGGCGGCGTGCGCGTGACCGAAAAACTGTGGGCAGAAGCCGGCGTCAAGGTCGTCCCGGGCGGCTATCTGGCCCAGGACGCGGACGATGGCGGCAATCCCGGCGCCGCCTACATCCGCATCGCCATGGTCGAGAGCCTGGACATCACCGAACGCGCCATGCAGCGGATCGCCGCGGCCCTGCGCGGCTGGACATAG
- a CDS encoding transcription antitermination factor NusB: MSVPDTTRRKNPTSEKRPQSARPEGVAGLACRRTAADILGNVVHRKATLTSELDPRTGHAVYRQLDVKDRALTRAIVSVALRRRGQIADVVARLVDRPIPEKTGRAEDILHVAIAQILFLEVADHAAVSLAVTHAGRDRKAQPYKGLINGVLRRLTREREEIVASQDETVLNTPEWMRERWEAAYGREKTREIARAHLSEAALDLTVKPGADGDSGAAAWAERYEGIVLPTGSVRLQLRGALEKLPGFSKGEWWVQDAAASLPATLLGDVSGLRVADLCAAPGGKTAQLAAAGAHVTAVDVSSARLKRLDANMKRLKLKVKTVVADLVGDPDAIERAAQEPDGISPVEPVKGKKKAGSSRVQPALWAPEEPFDAILLDAPCSATGTIRRHPDIPYLKRPRDIEALAVIQAALLDRVADWVKPGGLVVYCTCSLEPEEGAAQIDALLARSNAFERVAIAPDEVPGLEGAITDAGDLRTLPGGLPHETPQLSGIDGFFVARLRRKTV; this comes from the coding sequence ATGAGCGTCCCGGACACGACCCGCAGGAAGAACCCAACGTCAGAGAAAAGGCCGCAGTCGGCCAGGCCGGAAGGCGTGGCGGGTCTCGCCTGCCGCCGAACCGCCGCCGATATTCTCGGCAATGTCGTGCACCGCAAGGCGACGCTGACCAGTGAACTCGATCCGCGCACCGGGCACGCGGTCTACCGCCAGCTCGATGTGAAGGACCGGGCGCTGACCCGCGCCATCGTCTCCGTCGCCCTGCGCCGCCGCGGTCAGATCGCCGATGTCGTGGCGCGGCTCGTCGACCGGCCGATCCCGGAGAAGACTGGGCGGGCGGAAGACATTCTGCATGTGGCGATCGCGCAGATTCTGTTTCTCGAGGTGGCCGACCACGCCGCCGTCTCGCTGGCGGTTACCCACGCCGGGCGAGACCGCAAGGCGCAGCCCTACAAGGGGCTGATCAACGGCGTCCTGCGGCGGCTGACCCGCGAGCGCGAGGAGATTGTCGCGAGCCAGGACGAGACGGTCCTGAACACGCCGGAATGGATGCGCGAGCGCTGGGAAGCGGCTTACGGTCGTGAGAAAACCCGCGAGATCGCCCGCGCGCATCTGAGCGAGGCGGCGCTGGATCTCACGGTAAAGCCCGGTGCCGACGGGGACTCCGGCGCGGCCGCCTGGGCGGAGCGCTACGAGGGCATTGTGCTGCCCACCGGATCGGTGCGGCTGCAGTTGCGCGGGGCGCTGGAAAAGCTGCCCGGGTTTTCCAAGGGCGAGTGGTGGGTTCAGGACGCGGCGGCCAGCTTGCCCGCGACGCTCCTGGGCGATGTCTCCGGCCTGCGGGTCGCGGATCTGTGCGCCGCGCCGGGCGGCAAGACCGCGCAGCTCGCGGCCGCCGGCGCGCACGTCACGGCCGTGGATGTGTCGTCCGCGCGGCTGAAGCGGCTGGACGCCAACATGAAGCGGCTCAAGCTGAAGGTGAAGACGGTGGTCGCCGATCTCGTGGGCGATCCCGACGCGATAGAGCGCGCGGCACAGGAGCCGGACGGCATCAGCCCCGTGGAACCGGTCAAGGGCAAGAAAAAGGCCGGTTCAAGCCGCGTTCAGCCTGCACTGTGGGCCCCAGAGGAACCGTTCGACGCGATCCTGCTGGACGCGCCGTGCAGCGCGACCGGCACCATCCGGCGGCATCCCGACATTCCGTATCTCAAGCGACCCAGGGACATCGAGGCGCTGGCCGTGATCCAGGCCGCGCTGCTGGACCGCGTGGCCGACTGGGTGAAGCCCGGCGGGCTGGTGGTCTATTGCACCTGTTCGCTGGAGCCTGAGGAGGGTGCCGCGCAGATCGACGCGCTTCTGGCGCGCAGTAATGCGTTCGAGCGGGTGGCGATTGCGCCGGACGAGGTTCCGGGACTGGAGGGCGCGATCACGGATGCGGGCGATCTGAGAACGCTTCCCGGCGGCCTGCCGCACGAGACGCCGCAGCTTTCCGGCATCGACGGGTTTTTCGTCGCGCGTCTGCGGCGCAAGACGGTCTGA
- a CDS encoding DUF1674 domain-containing protein, with product MSEPESPSGKPAKFSSRTILGEEETAPARRFEDLPPAAQRALKEAEERRKAAKPLDLPKELNGRDGPEPVRYGDWENKGIASDF from the coding sequence ATGAGCGAGCCCGAAAGCCCCTCCGGAAAACCCGCCAAATTCTCAAGCCGCACCATTCTCGGCGAGGAGGAGACAGCGCCCGCACGCCGGTTCGAGGACCTGCCGCCCGCAGCCCAGCGCGCACTGAAAGAAGCGGAAGAGCGCCGCAAGGCGGCCAAACCGCTCGACCTGCCGAAAGAGCTCAACGGCCGCGACGGCCCCGAACCGGTGCGCTACGGCGACTGGGAAAACAAGGGAATCGCGAGTGATTTCTGA